The Crocosphaera sp. UHCC 0190 genome has a window encoding:
- a CDS encoding pyridoxal phosphate-dependent aminotransferase, whose protein sequence is MNNFSSRMDGVQSPIIPIVGQLIRENKGTISLGQGVVYYAPPPAAIEGINHFLSNSHNHQYKSVQGINSLINCIVNKLAEDNQIIVSDDHAILVTAGGNMAFINALLAITNAGDEIILNTPYYFNHEMAITMANCQPILVNTDDNYQLNLKAIEAAITAKIRAVVTISPNNPTGVVYSESSLREVNQLCQEKGIYHISDEAYEYFTYNGVKHFSPASIIGSENHTISLYSLSKAYGFASWRIGYMVMPKHLLDGVKKIQDTILICPPVISQYAALGALNVGKAYCHQYLSEINEVREIFIQSLNKLKDICTIIPADGAFYFFVKVQTKMNDFELVKQLIEKYQIAVLPGGTFGMKEGCYLRIAYGSLQKEIATEGIKRLVKGLRNLVS, encoded by the coding sequence ATGAACAATTTTTCTTCCCGTATGGATGGGGTACAGTCTCCTATAATTCCTATTGTTGGTCAACTAATTAGGGAAAATAAAGGAACGATTTCTTTAGGACAAGGAGTGGTTTATTATGCTCCTCCACCAGCAGCAATTGAAGGAATTAATCACTTTTTAAGTAATTCCCATAATCATCAATATAAGTCAGTTCAAGGAATTAATTCTTTAATTAACTGTATTGTTAATAAATTAGCAGAAGATAATCAAATTATTGTCAGTGATGACCATGCTATTTTGGTCACTGCGGGGGGAAATATGGCTTTTATTAATGCACTTTTAGCCATCACGAATGCAGGAGATGAAATTATTCTGAATACTCCCTATTATTTTAACCATGAAATGGCCATTACTATGGCTAATTGTCAGCCCATTTTGGTTAATACTGATGACAATTATCAACTTAATTTGAAAGCAATTGAAGCAGCAATTACTGCCAAAATTCGCGCAGTTGTGACCATTTCTCCTAATAATCCGACAGGAGTCGTTTATTCTGAATCAAGCTTAAGAGAAGTCAATCAACTCTGTCAAGAAAAAGGTATTTATCATATTTCTGATGAAGCTTATGAATACTTTACTTATAATGGGGTCAAACATTTTTCTCCTGCTTCAATTATCGGCAGTGAAAATCACACAATTTCCCTCTATAGTTTATCAAAAGCTTATGGGTTTGCCAGTTGGCGTATTGGTTATATGGTAATGCCTAAACATTTATTAGATGGAGTAAAAAAAATACAAGATACTATCTTAATTTGTCCTCCTGTTATCTCTCAATATGCAGCATTAGGGGCGTTAAATGTAGGTAAAGCTTATTGTCATCAATATTTGTCAGAAATTAATGAAGTTAGAGAAATTTTCATTCAGTCTTTGAATAAATTAAAAGATATTTGTACCATTATTCCTGCTGATGGCGCGTTTTATTTCTTTGTTAAAGTTCAGACAAAAATGAATGATTTTGAATTGGTTAAACAATTAATAGAAAAGTATCAAATTGCTGTTCTTCCTGGGGGAACATTTGGCATGAAAGAGGGCTGTTATTTACGCATTGCTTATGGTTCATTACAAAAAGAAATAGCAACAGAAGGAATTAAAAGATTAGTAAAGGGATTAAGAAATCTTGTCAGTTAA